In Streptomyces dangxiongensis, one DNA window encodes the following:
- the folK gene encoding 2-amino-4-hydroxy-6-hydroxymethyldihydropteridine diphosphokinase, whose translation MTRPFRQGQSDPTVQPVPASVVEQVDAADTTLHNPQWAVVSIGSNLGNRLETLQGAVDALEDTPGVRVKAVSPVYETEPWGVAPGSQPSYFNAVVLLRTTLPPASLLERAHAVEEAFHRVRDERWGPRTLDVDIVAYADVTSDDPQLTLPHPRAHERAFVLAPWHDVDPQARLAGRGPVADLLSAVTREGVEPRGDLELRLPE comes from the coding sequence ATGACCCGACCTTTCCGCCAGGGTCAGAGCGACCCCACCGTCCAGCCGGTGCCCGCCTCGGTCGTCGAGCAGGTGGACGCCGCCGACACGACGCTGCACAACCCGCAGTGGGCCGTCGTCTCCATCGGCTCCAATCTCGGCAACCGCCTGGAGACCCTCCAGGGGGCCGTGGACGCCCTGGAGGACACCCCGGGCGTCCGCGTGAAGGCCGTCTCCCCGGTGTACGAGACGGAGCCGTGGGGAGTGGCGCCCGGCAGCCAGCCGTCGTACTTCAACGCCGTCGTGCTCCTGAGGACGACCCTGCCGCCGGCCTCCCTGCTGGAGCGGGCGCACGCCGTCGAGGAGGCCTTCCACCGCGTCCGGGACGAGCGCTGGGGCCCGCGCACGCTGGACGTCGACATCGTGGCCTACGCGGACGTGACCTCCGACGACCCCCAGCTCACCCTGCCCCACCCACGCGCCCACGAGCGTGCCTTCGTGCTCGCGCCCTGGCACGACGTGGACCCACAGGCACGGCTCGCCGGCCGCGGCCCGGTCGCCGATCTGCTGTCCGCCGTCACCCGTGAGGGTGTGGAACCGCGGGGGGACCTGGAACTCCGCCTGCCCGAGTAG
- the folE gene encoding GTP cyclohydrolase I FolE, with protein MTDPVTLDGQGPIGEFDEKRAENAVRELLIAVGEDPDREGLRETPTRVARAYKEIFAGLWQQPEDVLTTTFDLGHDEMVLVKDIEVYSTCEHHLVPFRGVAHVGYIPSETGKITGLSKLARLVDVYARRPQVQERLTTQIADSLMTILEPRGVIVVIQCEHMCMSMRGIRKPGAKTITSAVRGQLRDAATRNEAMSLIMAR; from the coding sequence ATGACCGACCCGGTGACGCTGGACGGCCAGGGGCCCATCGGTGAGTTCGACGAGAAGCGGGCCGAGAACGCCGTACGGGAACTGCTGATCGCGGTCGGTGAGGACCCGGATCGCGAGGGCCTGCGGGAGACGCCGACACGGGTGGCGCGGGCGTACAAGGAGATCTTCGCCGGTCTGTGGCAGCAGCCCGAGGACGTCCTGACGACGACCTTCGACCTGGGACACGACGAGATGGTCCTGGTGAAGGACATCGAGGTGTACTCGACGTGCGAGCACCACCTGGTGCCGTTCCGGGGTGTCGCCCACGTCGGCTACATCCCGTCGGAGACCGGCAAGATCACGGGGCTGTCGAAGCTGGCCCGCCTGGTGGACGTCTACGCCCGCCGGCCGCAGGTGCAGGAACGGCTCACCACGCAGATCGCCGACTCCCTGATGACCATCCTGGAGCCGCGGGGCGTCATCGTGGTCATCCAGTGCGAGCACATGTGCATGTCCATGCGTGGCATCCGCAAGCCGGGCGCGAAGACCATAACGTCCGCCGTGCGCGGCCAGCTACGGGACGCGGCGACCCGGAACGAGGCGATGAGCCTCATCATGGCGCGCTGA
- a CDS encoding MerR family transcriptional regulator, translated as MSYSVGQVAGFAGVTVRTLHHYDEIGLLVPGDRTYAGHRRYDDTDLDRLQQILFYRELGFPLDEVAALLDDPDPDPRAHLRRQHELLTARIEKLQKMAAAVEHAMEARSMGINLTPEEKFEVFGNNDPEQYAEEVEARWGDTEAYAESQRRAASYTKEDWKRLQAESDEWSRRYVALLADAEPPAGERAMDLAEEHRRHISTWFYECGYEMHECLGDMYVRDERFRAFYDAMRPGLAEHLRDAIRGNTARHRA; from the coding sequence GTGAGCTACTCCGTGGGACAGGTCGCGGGGTTCGCCGGGGTCACGGTGCGCACTCTGCACCACTACGACGAGATCGGTCTGCTCGTACCCGGTGACCGGACGTACGCCGGCCACCGGCGCTACGACGACACCGACCTCGACCGGCTCCAGCAGATCCTGTTCTACCGGGAGCTGGGCTTCCCGCTCGACGAGGTCGCGGCCCTGCTCGACGACCCGGACCCGGACCCGCGCGCGCACCTGCGCCGCCAGCACGAACTGCTGACCGCCCGGATCGAGAAGTTGCAGAAGATGGCCGCGGCCGTGGAGCACGCCATGGAGGCACGCAGTATGGGCATCAACCTGACGCCGGAGGAGAAGTTCGAGGTGTTCGGGAACAACGACCCCGAGCAGTACGCGGAGGAGGTGGAGGCCCGCTGGGGCGACACGGAGGCCTACGCCGAGTCGCAGCGCCGGGCCGCCTCCTACACCAAGGAGGACTGGAAGCGGCTGCAGGCCGAGAGCGACGAGTGGAGCCGGCGGTACGTCGCCCTGTTGGCCGACGCCGAGCCGCCGGCCGGTGAGCGGGCCATGGACCTCGCGGAGGAGCACCGGCGGCACATCAGCACCTGGTTCTACGAGTGCGGGTACGAGATGCACGAGTGCCTGGGCGACATGTACGTCCGCGACGAACGCTTCAGGGCCTTCTACGACGCCATGCGTCCGGGCCTGGCCGAACACCTGCGTGACGCCATCCGGGGGAACACGGCCCGGCACCGGGCGTGA
- a CDS encoding inorganic diphosphatase encodes MEFDVTIEIPKGSRNKYEVDHETGRIRLDRRLFTSTAYPTDYGFVENTLGEDGDPLDALVILDEPTFPGCLIRCRAIGMFRMTDEAGGDDKLLCVPATDPRVEHLRDIHHVSEFDRLEIQHFFEVYKDLEPGKSVEGANWVGRTDAEIEIERSYKRFKEQGGH; translated from the coding sequence GTGGAGTTCGACGTCACGATCGAGATCCCGAAGGGTTCGCGGAACAAGTACGAGGTGGACCACGAGACCGGTCGGATCCGCCTGGACCGTCGCCTCTTCACCTCGACCGCCTATCCGACCGACTACGGCTTCGTCGAGAACACCCTCGGCGAGGACGGCGACCCGCTGGACGCGCTGGTCATCCTGGACGAGCCGACCTTCCCGGGCTGCCTCATCCGGTGCCGCGCGATCGGCATGTTCCGTATGACGGACGAGGCGGGCGGCGACGACAAGCTGCTGTGCGTCCCGGCCACCGACCCGCGTGTGGAGCACCTGCGTGACATCCACCACGTGTCGGAGTTCGACCGCCTGGAGATCCAGCACTTCTTCGAGGTGTACAAGGACCTGGAGCCCGGCAAGTCGGTCGAGGGTGCCAACTGGGTGGGCCGTACCGACGCCGAGATCGAGATCGAGCGGTCGTACAAGCGCTTCAAGGAGCAGGGCGGCCACTGA
- a CDS encoding DedA family protein: MTTLALGPSWLDPNHLLSTFGIWGLLLVIFAESGLLIGFFLPGDSLLFTCGLLITSHKLDFPLWAAIGLICLAAILGDQAGYMFGKKVGPSLFNRPDSRLFKQENVAKAHDFFEKYGPKSLVLARFVPIVRTFTPIIAGVSGMRYRSFLTFNVIGGLLWGAGVTLLGSWLGNIGVVKNNIEAILILIVLVSVVPVAIEFLRARGKSKKAAGRTEPEAPQQPAYQQQPQPYRQPPVMDDATTRLRRIDPEPSYEQPYQQQPYHQQEQPYEQPQQPQQHWNQGGYDHQHHDQQQYPQQQYPQDQYDPNQYPHDYRRQ, encoded by the coding sequence GTGACGACGCTTGCCCTCGGCCCGAGCTGGCTGGATCCGAACCACCTCCTCTCCACGTTCGGCATCTGGGGCCTGCTCCTCGTCATCTTTGCCGAGTCCGGCCTGCTCATCGGCTTCTTCCTGCCGGGTGACTCCCTGCTGTTCACCTGCGGCCTGCTGATCACGTCGCACAAGCTGGACTTCCCGCTGTGGGCCGCGATCGGCCTGATCTGCCTCGCCGCGATCCTCGGCGACCAGGCGGGCTACATGTTCGGCAAGAAGGTCGGTCCGTCCCTGTTCAACCGACCGGACTCCCGCCTGTTCAAGCAGGAGAACGTCGCCAAGGCGCACGATTTCTTCGAGAAGTACGGCCCCAAGTCCCTGGTGCTGGCCCGCTTCGTGCCGATCGTGCGGACGTTCACGCCGATCATCGCGGGCGTCAGCGGCATGCGCTACCGCTCGTTCCTGACCTTCAACGTCATCGGCGGCCTCCTGTGGGGCGCGGGCGTCACCCTGCTCGGTTCCTGGCTCGGCAACATCGGTGTCGTCAAGAACAACATCGAGGCCATCCTCATCCTGATCGTCCTGGTCTCGGTGGTCCCGGTCGCGATCGAGTTCCTCCGCGCGCGCGGCAAGAGCAAGAAGGCGGCCGGCCGGACCGAGCCGGAGGCCCCGCAGCAGCCCGCGTACCAGCAGCAGCCGCAGCCGTACCGGCAGCCGCCGGTCATGGACGACGCGACGACCCGTCTGCGCCGCATCGACCCCGAACCGTCGTACGAGCAGCCGTACCAGCAGCAGCCGTACCACCAGCAGGAACAGCCGTACGAGCAGCCGCAGCAGCCCCAGCAGCACTGGAACCAGGGCGGCTACGACCACCAGCACCACGACCAGCAGCAGTACCCGCAGCAGCAGTACCCGCAGGACCAGTACGACCCGAACCAGTACCCCCACGACTACCGCCGGCAGTAG
- the dacB gene encoding D-alanyl-D-alanine carboxypeptidase/D-alanyl-D-alanine endopeptidase: MVVPVLRPWRAARPQVARIANAVRPRLARAATAAGPRIARLTKAVRVGPAHLSRPRTVRTWQYTAGAATAGLVLAAGVVTVAGPWDANGQRTAEEDRAAALEGSGGADHGRSGTAAGAAPRPAPSAAPVLTGLGGTGGAVGTRKAPSGGKALPDVLEPLMAAPALGDDRAAAVVDVATGTRLYGTGVGKALTPASTTKIATAVAALSALGPDHRLTTRAAFEPDTRELVLVGGGDPTLTAHPKAGGEWADLRTLAADTAKALGRRGIHEITLSYDTTLYTGPALHPIGVNDNLAPVSALAADEGRADGSDSGPAPRVSDPAADAAAKFAGFLKDAGITTTSPGPSKASTRAQTLATVSSPPLSALVERMLTNSDNDIAEALARRTALAGGDPASFAGGARAVATQLRKLGLPMSGAAFHDGSGLDRADRLTADLLTALLVKAGDPARPGLRPVLTGLPVAGFTGTLSTRYTDGAAGVVRAKTGTLTGVNTLAGTVVDKDGRLLAFAFLASHTADPPQAQSALDAAATALAGCGCG, from the coding sequence GTGGTCGTGCCAGTACTGAGGCCTTGGCGGGCCGCGAGACCGCAGGTGGCGCGGATCGCGAACGCCGTACGACCCCGTCTGGCGCGCGCCGCGACGGCCGCCGGGCCGCGGATCGCGCGGCTGACGAAGGCCGTGCGGGTCGGGCCTGCGCACCTCTCCCGTCCGCGGACCGTCAGAACCTGGCAGTACACCGCGGGCGCCGCCACCGCCGGCCTGGTGCTGGCCGCCGGCGTGGTGACCGTGGCCGGTCCCTGGGACGCCAACGGTCAGCGTACGGCCGAGGAGGACCGCGCCGCCGCCCTGGAGGGATCAGGTGGCGCAGATCACGGTCGCTCCGGTACGGCGGCGGGGGCGGCGCCCCGGCCCGCGCCGAGCGCCGCGCCCGTCCTGACGGGCCTGGGCGGCACCGGGGGCGCCGTCGGCACCCGGAAGGCCCCCTCGGGCGGCAAAGCCCTCCCGGACGTCCTGGAACCGCTCATGGCCGCCCCCGCGCTCGGCGACGACCGCGCGGCGGCCGTCGTCGACGTCGCGACCGGCACCCGCCTGTACGGCACCGGCGTGGGCAAGGCCCTCACCCCCGCCTCCACCACCAAGATCGCCACCGCCGTCGCCGCCCTGTCCGCCCTCGGCCCCGACCACCGCCTCACCACCCGCGCCGCCTTCGAACCGGACACCCGGGAACTCGTCCTCGTCGGCGGCGGCGACCCCACCCTGACCGCACACCCGAAGGCCGGCGGCGAATGGGCCGACCTGCGCACGCTGGCCGCCGACACCGCGAAGGCCCTGGGCCGGCGCGGCATCCACGAGATCACCCTCTCGTACGACACCACCCTCTACACCGGCCCCGCCCTGCACCCCATCGGCGTCAACGACAACCTCGCCCCGGTCAGCGCCCTGGCCGCCGACGAGGGCCGCGCGGACGGCTCCGACAGCGGGCCGGCGCCCCGCGTGAGCGACCCGGCGGCGGACGCGGCGGCGAAGTTCGCGGGCTTCCTCAAGGACGCCGGCATCACCACCACGTCCCCCGGCCCGTCCAAGGCCAGCACGCGCGCGCAGACCCTCGCCACCGTCTCCTCGCCCCCGCTGTCCGCCCTGGTCGAGCGCATGCTCACCAACAGCGACAACGACATCGCCGAGGCCCTGGCCCGCCGGACCGCCCTCGCCGGCGGCGACCCCGCGAGCTTCGCCGGCGGCGCCCGGGCGGTCGCCACCCAGCTCCGCAAGCTCGGCCTGCCCATGTCCGGGGCCGCCTTCCACGACGGCAGCGGCCTCGACCGCGCCGACCGGCTGACGGCGGACCTCCTCACGGCGCTCCTGGTAAAGGCGGGCGACCCGGCCCGGCCCGGCCTCCGCCCCGTCCTCACCGGCCTGCCCGTCGCCGGCTTCACCGGCACCCTGAGCACCCGCTACACCGACGGCGCGGCCGGAGTCGTACGCGCCAAGACCGGCACCCTGACCGGCGTGAACACCCTCGCCGGCACGGTCGTCGACAAGGACGGCCGCCTCCTAGCCTTCGCCTTCCTGGCCTCGCACACGGCCGACCCGCCGCAGGCCCAGTCGGCCCTGGACGCCGCGGCGACGGCACTCGCGGGCTGCGGCTGCGGGTAG
- the hpt gene encoding hypoxanthine phosphoribosyltransferase — MRVDAKDMGADLQQVLITKEEIDAKLGELAAKIDAEYAGKDLLIVGVLKGAVMVMADLARALSTPVTMDWMAVSSYGAGTQSSGVVRILKDLDTDIKGRHVLIVEDIIDSGLTLSWLINNLGSREPASLKVCTLLRKPDAAKVAIDVEWAGFDIPNEFVVGYGLDYAEKYRNLPFVGTLAPHVYGG; from the coding sequence ATGCGGGTGGACGCGAAAGACATGGGTGCCGACCTTCAGCAGGTGCTCATCACCAAAGAAGAGATCGACGCGAAGCTGGGCGAACTGGCCGCGAAGATCGACGCGGAGTACGCGGGCAAAGACCTGCTGATCGTGGGCGTCCTCAAGGGCGCGGTGATGGTCATGGCCGACCTCGCCCGAGCGCTGTCCACCCCCGTCACCATGGACTGGATGGCCGTGTCCTCCTACGGGGCGGGCACCCAGTCCTCCGGTGTCGTCCGCATCCTCAAGGACCTCGACACCGACATCAAGGGCCGGCACGTCCTGATCGTCGAGGACATCATCGACTCCGGCCTGACCCTGTCCTGGCTGATCAACAACCTGGGATCCCGCGAGCCCGCCTCGCTGAAGGTGTGCACGCTGCTGCGCAAGCCGGACGCCGCCAAGGTCGCCATCGACGTGGAGTGGGCCGGCTTCGACATCCCGAACGAGTTCGTCGTCGGCTACGGCCTCGACTACGCCGAGAAGTACCGCAACCTGCCGTTCGTCGGCACGCTCGCGCCCCACGTCTACGGCGGCTGA
- a CDS encoding DUF3180 domain-containing protein has protein sequence MRELRIRVLVGVFAVAAILSWAGARLWNSVGTLPSVPVAAPIVLALIAVALLSTALSLRARLRAQRERRPGAKGVDPLMAARAVVFGQASALVAALIAGMYSGTGVFLLELLDIPARRDQALYAGFSLLAGLGVIAAALFLERVCKLPEDDDQNPPGAEPAA, from the coding sequence GTGAGAGAGCTGCGTATCAGGGTGCTGGTCGGCGTGTTCGCCGTGGCCGCGATCCTGTCCTGGGCGGGCGCCCGCCTCTGGAACTCGGTCGGGACCCTGCCCAGCGTCCCCGTGGCCGCCCCCATCGTGCTCGCGCTGATCGCGGTGGCGCTGCTCTCCACGGCGCTCTCGCTGCGCGCCCGCCTCAGGGCCCAGCGAGAGCGCCGGCCCGGCGCCAAGGGCGTCGACCCGCTGATGGCGGCACGGGCGGTCGTCTTCGGCCAGGCCAGCGCCCTGGTGGCCGCACTCATCGCCGGGATGTACAGCGGCACGGGCGTCTTCCTGCTGGAGCTGCTGGACATCCCGGCCCGCCGCGACCAGGCGCTCTACGCCGGGTTCTCGCTCCTGGCAGGCCTCGGCGTGATAGCGGCGGCCCTGTTCCTGGAGCGGGTCTGCAAGCTCCCCGAGGACGACGACCAGAACCCCCCGGGAGCGGAACCGGCGGCCTGA
- a CDS encoding zinc-dependent metalloprotease, giving the protein MTGFGGTASPGMVDWNLAVATATRLVRPGPDVSRDEARSVVAELRRHAKASEEHVRGFTRMGTGEIHDTPVLVVDRPGWVRANVAGFREILKPLLEKMQERRGGLPGGAVLGTVGGKVTGVELGMLLSFLSSRVLGQYETFAPAAQDLPAGANGGGRLLLVAPNIVHVERELDVEPHDFRLWVCLHEETHRTQFTAVPWLRDHLEGEIQSFLAETDVDPMTFLERIREAAQSLVGGRPEAEEEDGGRSFVELVQTPAQREILGRLTAVMSLLEGHADYVMDGVGPSVVPTVSEIREKFQQRRAKGASRLDLALRKLLGLDAKLKQYRDGERFVRAVVDQVGVDGFNRVWTSPNTLPTKAEIARPADWVTRVHR; this is encoded by the coding sequence ATGACTGGCTTCGGTGGCACCGCATCTCCCGGGATGGTCGACTGGAACCTCGCGGTGGCGACCGCGACACGGCTCGTACGACCGGGCCCCGACGTCAGCCGCGACGAGGCCCGGTCGGTCGTCGCGGAGCTGCGCCGGCACGCGAAGGCCTCGGAGGAGCACGTCCGGGGCTTCACCCGGATGGGCACCGGGGAGATCCACGACACCCCCGTCCTCGTGGTGGACCGCCCCGGCTGGGTCCGCGCCAACGTCGCCGGCTTCCGGGAGATCCTCAAACCGCTCCTGGAGAAGATGCAGGAACGGCGTGGCGGCCTCCCGGGCGGCGCGGTCCTCGGCACCGTCGGCGGCAAGGTCACCGGCGTGGAACTCGGCATGCTCCTGTCGTTCCTGTCCTCCCGCGTCCTCGGCCAGTACGAGACCTTCGCCCCCGCCGCCCAGGACCTCCCGGCGGGCGCGAACGGCGGCGGCCGGCTGCTGCTCGTCGCGCCCAACATCGTCCACGTGGAGCGCGAACTCGACGTGGAGCCGCACGACTTCCGGCTGTGGGTGTGCCTGCACGAGGAGACCCACCGCACGCAGTTCACGGCCGTGCCCTGGCTCCGTGACCACCTGGAGGGCGAAATCCAGTCGTTCTTGGCGGAGACCGACGTGGACCCGATGACCTTCCTGGAGCGCATCCGGGAAGCCGCCCAGTCCCTGGTCGGCGGCCGTCCCGAGGCCGAGGAGGAGGACGGCGGACGCTCCTTCGTGGAACTGGTGCAGACTCCCGCCCAGCGGGAGATCCTCGGCCGCCTGACCGCCGTGATGTCCTTGCTGGAGGGCCACGCCGACTACGTCATGGACGGCGTCGGACCCAGCGTCGTACCGACCGTCTCCGAGATCCGCGAGAAGTTCCAGCAGCGCCGCGCGAAGGGCGCCTCGCGGCTGGACCTCGCCCTGCGCAAGCTGCTGGGTCTGGATGCCAAACTCAAGCAGTACCGGGACGGCGAACGGTTCGTCCGGGCCGTGGTCGACCAGGTCGGCGTCGACGGCTTCAACCGCGTGTGGACCTCGCCCAACACCCTGCCCACCAAGGCCGAGATCGCCCGGCCCGCCGACTGGGTCACCCGGGTGCACCGCTAG
- a CDS encoding threonine/serine exporter family protein, translated as MTETQDRKPRSDEARYDPEITSEFAIPRGLDVPRGGGEAETTSEFAVPDGLQTPHPPSAEPEGSAFSTPSTYDATSPPASFTPAAGMPLVSLVKDAPWQDRMRTMLRMPVTERPAPEPVQRVEEGGPAVPRVLDLTLRIGELLLAGGEGAEDVEAAMFAVCRSYGLDRCEPNVTFTLLSISHQPSLVEDPVTASRTVRRRGTDYTRLAAVFRLVDDLTDPETHVSLEEAYRRLAEIRRNRHPYPGWALTLASGLLAGAASILVGGDPIVFLAAAVGAMLGDRLAWLCAGRGLPEFYQFTVAAMPPAAIGVALTLAHVDVKASAVITGGLFALLPGRALVAGVQDGLTGFYITASARLLEVMYFFVGIVVGVLVILYFGVKIGGELNPDAALGISERPLLQIVASMLLSLTFAVLLQQERSTVLWVTLNGGVAWSVYGAMHYAGGISPVASTAVAAGLVGLFGQLLSRYRFASALPYTTAAIGPLLPGSATYFGLLSMAQNNLDKGLVSLAKAASLAMAIAIGVNLGSEISRLFLRVGSAGKRRAAKRTRGF; from the coding sequence GTGACGGAGACGCAGGACCGGAAGCCGCGGTCCGACGAGGCGCGGTACGACCCGGAGATCACCTCCGAGTTCGCCATTCCCCGGGGTCTCGACGTTCCCAGGGGCGGTGGTGAGGCGGAGACGACGTCCGAGTTCGCGGTGCCCGACGGCCTCCAGACACCGCATCCGCCCAGTGCCGAACCGGAGGGGTCCGCGTTCAGCACGCCCAGCACCTACGACGCGACGAGCCCCCCGGCCTCGTTCACGCCGGCCGCCGGAATGCCGCTGGTCAGCCTGGTCAAGGACGCGCCCTGGCAGGACCGCATGCGCACGATGCTGCGCATGCCGGTGACCGAGCGGCCGGCGCCGGAGCCGGTGCAGCGCGTGGAGGAGGGCGGTCCGGCCGTCCCGCGCGTGCTGGACCTGACCCTGCGTATCGGGGAGCTGCTGCTGGCGGGCGGCGAGGGCGCGGAGGACGTGGAGGCCGCGATGTTCGCGGTGTGCCGGTCCTACGGCCTGGACCGGTGCGAGCCGAACGTCACCTTCACGCTGCTGTCGATCTCCCACCAGCCGTCCCTGGTGGAGGACCCCGTGACGGCGTCCCGGACGGTGCGGCGGCGGGGCACCGACTACACGCGTCTGGCGGCCGTCTTCCGGCTCGTGGACGACCTGACGGACCCGGAGACGCACGTCTCCCTGGAGGAGGCCTACCGGCGCCTGGCGGAGATCCGCCGCAACCGGCACCCGTATCCCGGCTGGGCGCTGACCCTCGCGAGCGGACTGCTGGCCGGTGCGGCCTCCATCCTGGTCGGCGGTGACCCGATCGTGTTCCTCGCGGCGGCCGTCGGCGCGATGCTCGGCGACCGGCTCGCATGGCTGTGCGCGGGGCGCGGGCTGCCGGAGTTCTACCAGTTCACGGTGGCCGCGATGCCGCCCGCGGCGATAGGCGTGGCGCTGACGCTGGCGCACGTGGACGTGAAGGCGTCCGCCGTGATCACCGGTGGGCTGTTCGCGCTGCTGCCCGGGCGGGCGCTGGTGGCCGGCGTGCAGGACGGGCTGACGGGCTTCTACATCACGGCGTCGGCGCGCCTGCTGGAGGTCATGTACTTCTTCGTCGGCATCGTCGTCGGGGTCCTGGTGATCCTGTACTTCGGCGTCAAGATCGGCGGTGAGCTGAACCCGGACGCGGCGCTGGGCATCTCCGAGCGCCCGCTGCTCCAGATCGTGGCCTCCATGCTGCTGTCGCTGACCTTCGCGGTGCTGCTCCAGCAGGAACGGTCCACCGTGCTCTGGGTGACCCTCAACGGGGGCGTCGCCTGGTCGGTGTACGGTGCGATGCACTACGCGGGCGGCATCTCGCCGGTGGCCTCCACGGCCGTGGCGGCGGGACTCGTCGGGCTGTTCGGGCAGCTTCTGTCCCGGTACCGGTTCGCCTCGGCGCTGCCGTACACGACCGCGGCGATCGGACCGCTGCTGCCCGGTTCGGCGACCTACTTCGGGCTGCTGTCCATGGCCCAGAACAATCTGGACAAGGGACTGGTGTCGCTGGCCAAGGCCGCGTCACTGGCGATGGCCATCGCCATCGGGGTCAACCTGGGGTCGGAGATCTCGCGGCTGTTCCTGCGCGTCGGCTCCGCCGGCAAGCGCCGGGCCGCGAAACGGACCAGGGGCTTCTGA
- the tilS gene encoding tRNA lysidine(34) synthetase TilS: MGPHPAVAAIRLAVRRVLHDILNDHQTSGAHSGRQAPGERERTGRTAERPPSPLVLVACSGGADSMALASALAFEAPRLGIRAGGVTVDHGLQPGSGLRADEVALRLRGLGLGPVDRVAVTVGREGGPEAAARDARYAALDAAAERHGATAVLLGHTRDDQAETVLLGLARGSGIRSLSGMAAVSGAGGRYRRPFLHLDRQTARKACMVQSLPVWDDPHNADPAYTRSRLRHEGLPALEKALGKGVVEALARTAQLSRDDADALDAWAGQAEAAVRDAAGLLECAKLYALPPAVRRRILRRAAIEAGAPAGSLFARHIEEVDRLITGWRGQGAINLPGRVVAQRQGGRLVIRQG, from the coding sequence ATGGGTCCCCATCCTGCGGTCGCGGCGATACGCCTGGCGGTTCGCCGCGTCCTCCACGACATCCTGAACGACCACCAGACCTCCGGCGCGCACTCCGGCCGGCAGGCCCCCGGCGAGCGCGAGCGGACCGGCCGGACGGCCGAGCGGCCCCCCTCCCCGCTCGTCCTCGTCGCGTGCTCCGGCGGCGCCGACTCCATGGCACTCGCCTCCGCCCTCGCCTTCGAGGCGCCCAGACTCGGCATCCGCGCCGGCGGGGTCACCGTGGACCACGGCCTCCAGCCCGGATCGGGACTGCGCGCCGACGAGGTCGCCCTGCGCCTGCGCGGGCTGGGCCTCGGCCCGGTCGACCGCGTCGCCGTGACCGTCGGCCGTGAGGGCGGGCCCGAAGCCGCCGCCCGCGACGCCCGCTACGCCGCCCTCGACGCCGCCGCCGAACGCCACGGCGCCACCGCGGTCCTGCTCGGCCACACCCGCGACGACCAGGCCGAGACCGTCCTGCTGGGCCTCGCCCGCGGTTCCGGCATCCGCTCCCTGTCCGGGATGGCCGCGGTCTCGGGGGCCGGCGGCCGTTACCGGCGGCCCTTCCTGCACCTCGACCGGCAGACCGCCCGCAAGGCCTGCATGGTCCAGTCCCTCCCCGTCTGGGACGACCCGCACAACGCCGACCCCGCCTACACCCGCTCCCGGCTCCGGCACGAAGGCCTGCCCGCCCTGGAGAAGGCCCTCGGCAAAGGGGTCGTGGAGGCGCTCGCCCGCACCGCCCAACTGTCCCGCGACGACGCCGACGCCCTCGACGCCTGGGCCGGCCAGGCCGAGGCCGCCGTGCGGGACGCGGCGGGACTGCTGGAGTGCGCCAAGCTCTACGCCCTCCCGCCCGCCGTACGCCGCCGGATCCTGCGCCGCGCGGCCATCGAGGCCGGCGCCCCGGCCGGTTCGCTGTTCGCCCGCCACATCGAGGAAGTCGACCGCCTGATCACCGGCTGGCGCGGCCAGGGGGCCATCAATCTCCCGGGCAGAGTCGTCGCCCAGCGCCAGGGTGGCAGACTGGTGATTCGGCAAGGCTGA